From the Deinococcus aestuarii genome, the window GCGGCAGATTCGGTTTGACATCGAGCACGTGTTCGTCGGGCAGATCGGGGGTCAACTGCAAGATCTCCAGGCGGTGCAGGGGGCCTGGCCCGCCGACGTGATCCTCGCCGAGCAGACCCTGGGCGCCGCGCTGCTGCTGGAGGAACTGGGCGGACCGCCCGTCGCCCTGCTGGGCATCCTGCCGCTGGGGATCGCCAGCCGCGACACGGCCCCCTTCGGGCTGGGGCTGGGGCCCGACACCTCGCCCCTGGGGCGCTGGCGCAACCGGGCCCTGGGCTGGTGGGCGGAACGGGTCATCCTGGGCAGGGCGTCGCGGGACCTGGAGGCGCTCTGCCGCCGGATCGGCGTGCCCCCCCGCCCTGTCTCCCCCCCGGTGGCGCCCCGGCTGATGCTGCAACCCACCGTGCCCGGCTTCGAGTACCCCCGCAGCGACCTGCCCCCGCACCTGCACTTCATCGGGCCGATCCTGCCGCCCACCCCCGAGACCTCGCGTCTGCCCGGCTGGTGGCGCGAGGTGCTCGGCCCGCGCCCGGTGGTGCTGGTCACCCAGGGCACCCTCGCCACCCGGGCGCGCGACCTGATTCTGCCCACCCTCCAGGCGCTGGACGGGGAGGAAGTGCTGGTCGTCGCCGCCGGCGCCCGCGACCCGGGCGCGCTGGGCGAGGTGCCCCGCAACGCCCGGGTGGCGGCCTTCCTGCCGTTCGCGCCGCTGCTCCCCCACGTCGCCGTCTACGTCACCAACGGGGGGTACGGCGGCGTGCAGCAGGCCCTGACGCACGGCATTCCCGTCGTCGTGGCGGGCACCACCGAGGACAAGGCCGAGGTTGCCCGCCGGGTGGAGTACGCCGGCGTGGGCGTCAACCTGCGCACGGGCACGCCGACCCCCGAGCGGGTGCGCGCGGCCGTGCTGGCGCTGCTGGGCGAGCACGCGGTTCGCCAGCGCGCCCGCGAGCTGGGCGCCGAGCTGCGGCGCCACGACGCTCCGCGCGAGGCCGCCGCCTTGATCGAGACCCTGGCGCGCACCGGCCGGCCCGTCCGCGCACCGGGGTCCCAGGAGTGAGCGTTCAGTGTCCCGCGGCGGCCCGCCGGGTGGGGCGCAGCCGCTCCAGCCGGGCCCGCATCGTCCGCTGGAGCATCACCGGGTACACCTGGAAGAAGAGGTTGGCCCCCAGCAGCCAGCCCGCCGCGCCACCGCGCCCGCGACCAGCCCCGTCCCGAGGCCCGCCAGCAGCAGGTGGCTGAACTCCGCCTCCCGGGTCGCCCGCTCGTAGGCGGGCAGGGAAGCCTGGCGACCGTCAAAGCCCGTGGCCTCGCGCCGGAAGCGTTCCCAGCCCACCCGCCGCCGCAGCCGCCGGTAGCCGAGCACGCCCAGGCGGCGGTACAGGCCGGGTTCCCAGGGTCTCACCCGGTACCAGCGCTCCGGCGGGCGCAAGGAGACCGCGCGCAGCACGTACAGCGCCCAGCGCATCAGGAGCACGTGCGCGGTCAGCGCGAAGGGCAGGCCCCGGAAGCCGACCGCCCTCCCCGTGAGCCAGGCCGCCCCGGCCACCCCGGCAAGGCCCAGGAACACGCCCGCCCAGCCGTCCGTCCCGCTCTCCCGCCGCACGTCCCGAGCATAGCGGGGTTCAGGGACGGCGCAGCGCGCCCGAGACGGTCAGGCGGCCCGCGGCCCGGGCGGGCAGCAGCCCCGCCAGCAGCCCCAGCAGCAACGAGACCCCGACGCTCAGGCCCGCCAAGCGCGGGGTGACGGCGGCCGCGTCGATCCCGGCCAGGTTCTGCGTGTAGAGATTGACGCCCCAGGCGCCGACCAAACCCAGCAGCACCCCGGCGCCGCCGCCCAGCAGCGCAAGCAGCAGACTTTCCGTCAGCACCAGGGCCCGCAGGAAGGCGGGACGCGCCCCGAGGGCCCGCAGGGTCCCGAACTCCCGGGTGCGCTCGACCACGCCCATCGTCACGGTGTTGACGACCGTCAGCCCGCCCACCAGCAGCGAGACGAGGGAGAGGCCCAGGCCCGCGGCGTCACTGCTCCCCAGCAGCCGCTCCACGAAGCGCAGCACGTCCGACCGGGTGCTGGCCTCCAGCCCCAGCCGCCGCGAGAGGAGGCCCGCGACCCGCTGGGCCTCCTCCGGCCGCCGCAGCTTGACGGCCACCAGGGACAGCCGGTCCCCCGCGCCGAAGGCCCGCTGGACCGTTCCCAGCGGCAGAAAGGTGAAGGTGTCGGTGAGGCTGTTCTGGGGCGCCAGGATGCCGACGACCCGGGCGCTGGCCCGGCGGCTCAGCCACAGTTCGTCCCCCACCCCCAGCCCCAGGTTGCGCGCCGACCTCGCCCCCAGCACGGCGACCGCCCGGTCCCGGTCAGAGGGGACCAGCAGCCTCCCCCGGGCCGCGCGCACCCCGGCGAACAGGGCCTGCACCCCCTGGTCGGCGGGGAGACCGTAGAACACCGCGCTCTGGGCGGGGTCGAGCGACTGCCTCAGGCTGATCGCCACCGGCGTGACCCGCGCGATCCCCAGTTCGGGGGCCAGGCGGAGGAGAGCGGCGGCCGTGCCGGGGGGCAGGGTGGGGCTGGGCAGCAGGCCCAGGGACAGGGCACTTCGGGAGACCTGAACATCCGGACCGACGCTCTCCAGTTCGCTTCTGAAGGCCTGCCGGAGGCCCTCGCCCAGCGACAGGAAGACGGTCATGCTGGCCACCGCGACCGTGAGCCCCAGCGCGGTGAGCAGGGTTCTGACCGGACGGCGGGTCAGGCTGCGCCAGGCGAGTCGCCACAGGTCTTCCTGCCTCACGTCCGTCAGGCTAGCGTGGACCGGACCCCCGGGCGCCTGGACCTCCTCCAGGCACAGGCGCGGTGCTCAGCGGCGACATGGGGGGGCTCCCGCGCCGAGCAGTTCGACGATCACGTCGCTGCCCCCGTCAGGCAGACGTTCATGGGCGAGAACGGGCGCGGGGAGGAGGACTCCCTCCACCGTGGCGCTGGGCTCGGAGAGGTCCTCCCGTTGGAATTCCCTTGGGCCGTCGGAACGGCCTTCAGTTCCCGCCCACCGCCCGAATGCGCTGCCCGACCGTGGGCGTCACCGTGCCGAGCCCCTGGATGTACTCGAGCACGACCTGCGCGTCGGGTTCACGGGTCGTGCCCTGCCCGTCAGCGAACATGGTGTACTCGTCCCCCCCGCTGTTGGTGAAGTCGCTGAGCGCCAGGGTGTACGTCGTGGCGTCCTTCTGAATCGGCGTGCCGCCGTCGAGGGTGGCACTGACGACGCGCGACCCCACCGGCCGGCTCACGTCGTACGTGAACGAGAAGCCCGAGATCTGCAGGAAACGTCCACTTGCGCCGGGCAGGGCCGAGACGCTGTTCTCCAGCGCGGCGTACAGCTGCGTCCCGGTCACGGTACGGGTCACGACGGTGTTCCCGAAGGGCAGCACCGAGTACACGTCCCCCGCCACCAGGTCGTAGGGCGGTCCCGGCTGGTACCCGGGAGCGGGCCGTCGCAGGTTCTTGTCCTGCGGCGCGTAGCTGGAGGGCAGCGGGCTGCGGATGCTCCCGCCGTTCTGAATGGCGAGCTGGGTGCCGTAGCGCGCCCGGAAGGCGTCCGCGATCAGGTCGCCCAGCGCGACCTCCTGCAACCGCTCGACATTGCCCCCACGGGGGAACACGTCGGTCGCCACCCCTACTCGGCGGTCGAGCTGCTGGGCGAGCTGGGCGCGGTAGGGGGCGAGCACCTGCTCGACGGCCGGGTCGGGCGTGACGGCGTCCACCCGCGGCTCGACGAAGGTGTTCACCCGGTCCGTCACCCGGCGGCTGGTCAGGTCGTAGGTGACGTTCACCTTCGCGTAGCTCGCGCCCTTGCTGAGGTTCTCCACGACCAGGGCGTCCCCCACGAAGCCGCTGAACTTCTCGTTGGTGTGGTCGCCGAAGATCACGTCGAAGCCGCGCACGCTCCCCGCGAAATCGATCAGGGGCCCGGTGGCCGTCTGCGAGGCGTCCTGACCGGTCACCCCCAGGTGCGTGATCGCCACGAAGACCTGGGCGCCCTGGGCGAGCGCGGCGGCCCGCGCCCGGGTCGCCGCGGCGACGGGGTCCGTGACCACCAGGGTGCCCAGCGCGCCCGGCGCGACCAGGGTGGGCGCCTCCGGGTTGGTCAGCCCGACCACGGCGACCTTCACCCCACCGACGGTGAAGATCTTGTACGGGGCCACGTTCCTCAGGTTCGCGCCCAGGTTCTCCAGGTTCGCGGAGAGGTACGAGAACTTGGCCCGGTCGATGAGCCCCTGGAGGAAGGCCGTGCCCCGGTCGAAGTTGTGGTTGCCGAAGGTGTCCGCGTCGAAGCCCATAGCGTTCATGGCCTCCACGGCGGGCACCTCGCCGAAGAAGCTCGACAGGGGCGGGGACGCCCCGTAGGCATCGCCACCGGTGAGGGTGAGGGTGTTGGGGTTGTTCGCGCGGTCCTGCTTGAAGTACGCGCTGAGCACGGCCGCGCCGCCGACCTGGTAGGCCACGGCGCCGCTGCCCACGCTCAGGGGGTCGAGTTGCGCGTGCCAGTCGGACACGTCGAGGAACTGGAGGGTGACGGGCTGCGCCGGGGGAACGGGCTCGGGCGAGCAGGCCACGAGCGCGAGGGTCAGGGCGGCGAGCGGCAGGGTTCTGGTGGGCATGGGTTCTCCTTTTCCCGGAGGCGGGTCGGCACTCGTCACGAACGTGGCCTCACCCGCCTGGGCGGCAGGACAAGGACCTTCACCGGTGGGCGTGCCTTGAGTGTAGGACCGGGGGGCGGAGGGGGGTGAAGCGGGGAGGAGCCCAGGGCGTCCGCGAGGCCGGGTGAGCCCGCCCGTCCATCAGCGGGTCTCTTTCGCCTGCCGGATCAGGGTTTGCAGCTGGGCGCTGCTGAGCGGGCCGAGGTGCCGGGCAACGATCCGGCCCCGCGCGTTCACGGCCAGGGTGGTGGGAAAGCCGCTGACCCGCAGCGTCCCGGTAACCGCCTCCCCGCCCAACCAGGTGGCGCTCGTGGCCGGGTAGGCGCCCAGGAACGCCCCCACCCGCTCGGCCGGTTCACCGACATTTAGCAGCACCACGGGTTCCCCCGCCTGGACCGCCCGCATCAGGAGCGGCATCTCCGCCCGGCAGGGCGGGCACCAGGTGGCCCAGAGGTTCACCACACCCGGGCGGGGCAGCGCGACCGGGCGGGAGACCGTGCCCCCGCGAGGCGCGGGAAGCGCGCCTCCGGGAACGTCTGCACGGCGGGGGTGGGTCGGAGCAGCAGGGGCAGCACTCCCGCCAGAACGGTGACGAGCAGCGGGAGGGCCAGCCGGTCGGGCAGCCGCCGGCGGGGCCACCAGAGGGCCAGCAGCCCCGCCGCGAGGCCCGGCCCCCACGCCCAGCCTCCCCGCCGGACGTCCAGCAGTTCGAGCACCCCTGCGCCCAGGGGCTGGCTCAGGTTCCCGAAGAGGCCGGGCAGGGTCGCCCAGAGGCGGGCGGTGACCAGGGCCACGGCCGCGGCCAGGCCCGCCCCCCGGAAGCGGGCCAGGGAGGACCACGCCAGCAGGCCGAGCACCAGCGTGAGCTGCGACCAGCCGAGCACCAGCGGACCGATCTTCAGGGCGTCGGGCCCGATCACGGGCGTTCCCGGAGGAGGGACGAACGACCGCGCCCGGCCCGACCGGACGGCCCGCTGGCCGTCCCGGGGGTCCCGGCGGCAGGGCTGCCGTGGTGGGGAGGCCGCCTGCTGGCCAGGGGGAAGAGGCGGCGCATCATCAGGCAATCACGGGTCGTCAAGGTGCTCCTCCTGGGCCTGAAGGACCCATCCTCCCGTTGCCCATGCACACGGCCTGGACGGGTCCCTGCTCCTGAACCGTGCGAGGGTGGGTCAACCGGCCCATTGTTCAGCAACTGTGTAAAGATCGTGTAACCGCGTCCGCGGTGGGCCAGGGACGCTCCAGGAACAGCAGGGGAGAGCGCGGTCCCCCTCCCGGGGCCGCTGCCCGCCCGAGCCGGGCCCGGTGCCCAGTGGGTGGGGGTCTCGATGGTCTGGCCGTACCAGAGCATCCGCCAGGCCTAGAACCAGGCGCGCTGCACCGACCGGCTCTGCACGACGTTCAGCGCGAAGTCCTTGAGTTCCCGGCGCGTGGTTCTGAGGACGGCGATCCGCGAGACGGTGGTGATCCGCTCGTGCCCCCGGACGACGCCCTCGAGTCAAGCCCGGTCACGTTCCGTCAGGCGTTGATCCTCACACGCGGGGCCATGTTGTCCCGCTGCCTCAACCGGGCCCGCAACCGGTTGATCTACTACGTCTGCCGCTCGATGCTCATCTGAGGAGCCTGCCTGATCTCGAGACACTCGCCGTTGGGCACCTCGGCCTCGGAGATGGAGATGGCGTACTGGTAATGGCGAATCGTTCGGGACGTGGAGACGATGTTGAAAGCGCCCGCCTCCTTCTGCCGCAGCGACTCCAGGGAGCGCCGCCCGAGAGGCACGTTTTCCGACGTGAACTTGAGGCCGAGACACTGTGGCTGGACCGGCACCGCGCTGGCGTCACTCTCGGCCCGCAGCGGCGTGGTGTTGATCGGGGCGGACGTCTGCACCGGGGTGGTCTCCCCGCACGCGACGAGGAGGAGCGTCACGCTGGCGGTGCTGACGGCGGAACGAACGTGTTGGGTCTTCATCTCGGGACCTCCGGAGTGCGACCGGGTTCGGCGCGTGACCGACGACAGACGAACAAAACGACGGCTAGAAACGCCGTCCTCCTCTGTGAGGAGGGAAAAGACCAGCGGACGGTTCAGCGCCGCGGAAGATCAGTCGGTTGCCCCACCATCGTAAGAAGCCCGGTGTTCAGATCGTGTCAAGGTCGCGGGGCGCTCAAGGTTCCGTGAAGGAAGAGCTGTGGAGACGCGGCGGCTCAACTCGACCGGGCCGGGTCGGCGGGAAGCTTCGGGTGGCTCCTGACCCTAGAGGTTCTTCCGGAAGAACTCCACGGACCGCCCGAGCGCGACGCTCAGGTTCCGGCTGAGGTTGTGATCGTCGCCGGGGTAGGTGAAGAAGGTGTACGGCTGCCCCGCGGCCTTCAGGCCCCCTGCCAGCGCCTGGGAGAGGCTGAGGGGAACGTGGGTGTCCCCGGTGCCGTGGTGAAGCTGGAGGGGCCGCCCTTTCAGGTCCGAGAGGAAGAAGTTGGGGGAGATCGCCCGGTACAGGTCGGGATTCTGGGCGGGCGTGCCGTACCGTGCGAGCATCCGGGCGCGGGGGTCATTTCCCTCGGACCCGCTCCCCCAGCGGGGCAGGTCCCGGAAGATCAGGTCGTACGGCCCGACGACGCCCGCCCAGATGTTGCCCGCCTTGATCTGGGGGTTTATGGTCATGGCGCGCAGGGTGATGTGACCGCCCATCGAGTGGCCCCACATGCCGATCCGCTTTGGGTTCACGCCCTCCAACTTCTGGAGGGAGGAAAAGGCGTTGAGCACGTCGACGGTGTACTCCGGCGACCAGTAGGCGGTTCCGGCGGGCTCGCCCTGGGAGCTGCCGTGGCCCCGGTAGTCGGGCTTCAGGACGACGAACCCGGCGCGGGCGAAGGCGTCGATGTAGGCGACGTACCGCTCGGTGGTCCGGTACTGCTGGGGAGGGATGTACCCGTGGTTGAACACGATGGCGGGCCACCCCCCCTTGGGCGGCGTGCCGTTGGGAACCGTGAGCAGGGCATTGATGCGCAGCCCGTCCGAGAGGTAGGACACCACGCGCCGTTCATACCCCGCGCCCGGGCGGAGCGTCTGGCGGGTGGTGAGGGCGCTGCCGGGGTAGGCGCGCGCCCGCATCCGCTCGATGGAGAGGGGAGCGTTCTCCGTCTGGGCGAGTCGGGCCTGGGCGGCCGGGGCCGCACTCAGGCCGGCGAGCAGCAGGGCGAGGCGCAAGGGGTGGGACATCGTCAGTCACCTTTCACAGGGGCGAGGGGGCGACGAGGAGGTACCGGACGGGCTCTCCCGGTGGCGCGGCGGGTCGCCATACCCTACCCGGCCCTTGTTGGGGTTGTGTAAAGCCAGCGCTGGACGCGGGCCTTCCGGGCGGCGCTCCTGGGGCTCGCTCCGGCTCCAGCGGGTCAACGGCCGAAGACCCACGGCGCCACCCGCGTCCCGGCCAGGAGACGCGCCACGGCGAGCGGCACGGCCAGCGCCACGGCCCCGTACGCCGCGAGCACGAACACGAACCCGGCCGGATCTCCCGGAAACCCCCGGCGTTCCAGGAACAGCAGGACGGCCGGGTGCAGCAGGTACACCTGCAGGCTCACGGTGCCCAGGGAGGTGAGCACCCTCACCAGCCAGGCCGGGGCCCGGGTGAGGACCTGGGCGAGCCCCAGGAGGGCCAGCGAGGCGGCCGTCGTGTAGGACCAGTTGGCGAGGCTGTACGCGGCGGAACTCACCGGGGCCCCCTG encodes:
- a CDS encoding bifunctional metallophosphatase/5'-nucleotidase — its product is MPTRTLPLAALTLALVACSPEPVPPAQPVTLQFLDVSDWHAQLDPLSVGSGAVAYQVGGAAVLSAYFKQDRANNPNTLTLTGGDAYGASPPLSSFFGEVPAVEAMNAMGFDADTFGNHNFDRGTAFLQGLIDRAKFSYLSANLENLGANLRNVAPYKIFTVGGVKVAVVGLTNPEAPTLVAPGALGTLVVTDPVAAATRARAAALAQGAQVFVAITHLGVTGQDASQTATGPLIDFAGSVRGFDVIFGDHTNEKFSGFVGDALVVENLSKGASYAKVNVTYDLTSRRVTDRVNTFVEPRVDAVTPDPAVEQVLAPYRAQLAQQLDRRVGVATDVFPRGGNVERLQEVALGDLIADAFRARYGTQLAIQNGGSIRSPLPSSYAPQDKNLRRPAPGYQPGPPYDLVAGDVYSVLPFGNTVVTRTVTGTQLYAALENSVSALPGASGRFLQISGFSFTYDVSRPVGSRVVSATLDGGTPIQKDATTYTLALSDFTNSGGDEYTMFADGQGTTREPDAQVVLEYIQGLGTVTPTVGQRIRAVGGN
- a CDS encoding ABC transporter permease, translated to MRQEDLWRLAWRSLTRRPVRTLLTALGLTVAVASMTVFLSLGEGLRQAFRSELESVGPDVQVSRSALSLGLLPSPTLPPGTAAALLRLAPELGIARVTPVAISLRQSLDPAQSAVFYGLPADQGVQALFAGVRAARGRLLVPSDRDRAVAVLGARSARNLGLGVGDELWLSRRASARVVGILAPQNSLTDTFTFLPLGTVQRAFGAGDRLSLVAVKLRRPEEAQRVAGLLSRRLGLEASTRSDVLRFVERLLGSSDAAGLGLSLVSLLVGGLTVVNTVTMGVVERTREFGTLRALGARPAFLRALVLTESLLLALLGGGAGVLLGLVGAWGVNLYTQNLAGIDAAAVTPRLAGLSVGVSLLLGLLAGLLPARAAGRLTVSGALRRP
- a CDS encoding glycosyltransferase, producing MSRILIASQPIHGHVLPLLPIAEELVRRGHEVRWYTGRKYAARVRAVGAGFEPFVHARDYDDDDFGATFPGRGERTGLRQIRFDIEHVFVGQIGGQLQDLQAVQGAWPADVILAEQTLGAALLLEELGGPPVALLGILPLGIASRDTAPFGLGLGPDTSPLGRWRNRALGWWAERVILGRASRDLEALCRRIGVPPRPVSPPVAPRLMLQPTVPGFEYPRSDLPPHLHFIGPILPPTPETSRLPGWWREVLGPRPVVLVTQGTLATRARDLILPTLQALDGEEVLVVAAGARDPGALGEVPRNARVAAFLPFAPLLPHVAVYVTNGGYGGVQQALTHGIPVVVAGTTEDKAEVARRVEYAGVGVNLRTGTPTPERVRAAVLALLGEHAVRQRARELGAELRRHDAPREAAALIETLARTGRPVRAPGSQE
- a CDS encoding alpha/beta hydrolase family protein → MSHPLRLALLLAGLSAAPAAQARLAQTENAPLSIERMRARAYPGSALTTRQTLRPGAGYERRVVSYLSDGLRINALLTVPNGTPPKGGWPAIVFNHGYIPPQQYRTTERYVAYIDAFARAGFVVLKPDYRGHGSSQGEPAGTAYWSPEYTVDVLNAFSSLQKLEGVNPKRIGMWGHSMGGHITLRAMTINPQIKAGNIWAGVVGPYDLIFRDLPRWGSGSEGNDPRARMLARYGTPAQNPDLYRAISPNFFLSDLKGRPLQLHHGTGDTHVPLSLSQALAGGLKAAGQPYTFFTYPGDDHNLSRNLSVALGRSVEFFRKNL
- a CDS encoding TlpA family protein disulfide reductase — its product is MPLLMRAVQAGEPVVLLNVGEPAERVGAFLGAYPATSATWLGGEAVTGTLRVSGFPTTLAVNARGRIVARHLGPLSSAQLQTLIRQAKETR